TTTATAGGGACTCTTATCTTTTGCAACTcctgcatcatacatcatcatctTATAGGCAAGGATGGGGCTATCCTTTCCATTATGAATTACAAATCCAGAATATAGCAAGAATAATGTACTGACGAGAGTGTCAGACAAATATTGTATCTTATTTTTAAGGCCCTATTTTTAAGTTCAGCAGCCTGTTCTTGCGATTTTGGCTTTTatgttaatactccctccgtcccaaaattcttgtcttgaatttgtctaaatacggatgtatcaagtcacgttttagtattagatacatccgtatctagacaaatctaagacaagaattttgggacggagggagtatttcataatGGTGTCATGCTTGCTATTATTACTCCAGAAATGTTAATCTTCACAAAGCTATTCGTTGATAGTCTGTCCCCAGTAAGATACTAAGATAACTCATGCCATGCCATGGACAAATCACCTGATGTTCGGAGACTTACTTTCATATTGAATTAAATGGCGTGTCAAGATTCAGCACCCTGATGCTTTTTTTGGCATTTTATTTACTAACCGAGATGGACTAACAGCTAATATCCATATTTTGACAGAGCCGATATATGGTCGTTTGGAATTACTGCACTTGAACTAGCGCATGGACATGCTCCATTTTCGAAGTACCCCCCTATGAAGGTAACGATTTGATTTCATCTGCAATGTAATGTAATTAATCATTTATGTGATTTTTTTGCTTTTGATATTGTGGTGGTGTATGGGTTGGTGATGACTAATATATTTTTATACCTACGGGCCAGTGACTCATTGCACACCTCATACTAATATTATAGTACAAAAGTATAATCTACACACTTATTTGTATTCTATTTCCATTGGCCAAGGGCATCTGGTGGTCATGCCCTGTACCCTCATATTGCATAAAGGGTAACATATCCATGCAAATCCTCATGTTTTTTAAATATAGTTCGTTTCGGCTACAGGTTCTTCTCATGACTCTCCAGAATGCGCCACCTGGTCTTGACTATGACCGAGACAGAAGATTTTCGAAGGTAATTTTGATCCTTTCAGCTAATTATTGGTTTTGGACCATTTATGTGGTTGAAAACTACAATAGAGTATATTCTACTGTTTACCTTTTGATGAAGCATTTTCACTTGTGCTCAGGCATTTAAAGAGATGGTTGCGATGTGCTTGGTGAAAGATCAAACAAAGAGGCCGACGGCTGAGAAGTTGCTCAAACATTCATTTTTCAAAACTGCAAAACCTCCAGAATCGACAATGAAGGGTATGTTAACTGATCTACCTCCTCTATGGGAGCGTGTAAAGGCACTCCAGGTAACTACTTTTCTTCTGCTTTTTTATCTCAAAAATCACAATGTATTTTATATCTGACACTTCTTACATATTTCCAGCTTAAAGACGCAGCACAATTGGCTTTGAAGAAAATGCCTTCTTCTGAGCAGGAGGCACTTTCCCTGGTTTGTGATATTAAACCTTCATGTCTATATTTTGTGGTTCTGTTTCAGTTTGCTCTCATGTATGTTTAAGGCTATTTCGCATTTACAATTATTGCATAAGTTTCTTAGTGACTTCTAGAACAGGCCAGATCAACCTGTGAGTTGTTGCTTAAAAAAACCAACATCAGTGCTGTGTTCGAAAGTGCGATCTAGTATAAGAGTGTTGTATACTCATATAGTGCACAAGGTAGGTAGACAGCCCTAGGTTGTGGTAGTTTTTGTTGGATATACCTTGTGATTGATTGGTATTTTGCACTAGATATCAACTTAGCAAAGCATAGGCGTATAGTGCCATGTTTTTCAATGATGATGAATCATTGCATCATAAGTTATCTTGTAACAAGGTTGTTTGAAAAATAACAAATTCAGTGTTTACTATCATGATGATAAAGTTTAGAAACCTGACAAGAATGACTGTAAGATGGGCTTCTGGTACTTGGGGAATTAGGACCCTAACAGTCTAACACTAAGAGAACCTTCTTATGTTCTGCATTTCTCTTTCTTACCTTCACTCATCTGCCTCATACAACTGTTCCATGTGTAGTCACATGTTTCTGCAATGAATGTCTCTTCTCTCGCTATAAATTCTGTGGGAAATTGCACTTATATGTTTTAGTTCCCtataattttttttaatattttgggtTTATAAATGTGTGTCCTTTTTAATAATCATGGTTGTTAAGTCGTCCTTCGATCAACCTAATTGTTTCTCATGCTTGATCGGTTTATCCAACAGAGTGAATACCAGCGAGGTGTTAGTGCGTGGCACTTTGATATTGAAGACCTCAAGGCTCAAGCATCACTAGTAAAGTTTACTGTTTTCTTTTTGCTTAATTTCCATTATACCTTAATTGCCTTATTATTAAGCTATCTAAGTTTCCAGATTTATGAGGATGAACCATCTGAAACAAAAGAAGACGATGTCGCTGCAAGAATCATTGAATCTGAAAAGGTTTTGTAGATTCATGACTACCTTTCTTTATAGAAGAGCCATTTAACAGTCCTCTTTAGAAAAGCTTCAAGTTACTTTCCAAGTGCGCAGAAATGTTATGAATTTGGAATATTGTCCAGCATTCAGCAGAACCATCCAAATAGCTTAAATTGTAATatcctccttattttttcttgtTGACCAAACATAGCAATCTCAATGTGTGCCATGCTCTCTGTGTTTTGGAATTTTAATTGTTGCTGCCCATGATCAAACTGTTGCCAGGAATTTTGGAATGTCCCACTGAAAATTCTTAACTATGGTCTACGAGTGTAAGTTGTGTGAGTGGGAAATCATCATAATACCAGGCTTGTTATGCAAAATGAGGGAGGAAAAACTAGACTTATAACCATATTGACAATTTTACTTGGTTCCGATTTTTTCTGGCTGGATCTAGGCAGATCCAGCGTCAGCAAACTTGAGAAATGCACCCTGTGATAACTGTATAGGATACCTAGGTGCAACGCAGCTCCCGTTTTATAAGTTAATTTTACAATATGAAGAAAAGCACATATTGGATATTTCTGTTGTAACAGTTCTTTTTTTCGTCATCAGAGTTTATATTCAAGGACCCCTTCAGGACAGTCGTCATCTGCAAATGAAAATACCTGCAGGTTAAGCAAAAAACCGCTGCATGTTGTTAAGTTTATTTAAACTTTTTCTTGATATTTACAATCATCTGCAAATGAAAATAACTGTAGCAAAGCAAAACTCTTGGCTATGTTCTAGTGATAAATCTTCTTAGAACTTTGAAGTGTGTACCTGTTGATTCTGCATATAACTGCAGAAGTGCTTGTACAATTCAAGAGATCAAAGTAGGATGTTGTGGATAGAGAATGACCAGCAACTTAAATGATGTTAATATTTTGATTTTCAGCACAACATTTGTCTTGAAATGTAATATCTCCTGTTATATTTCAGTGAAGAAACCTCTACGACGAATCCTGATTGTAGAAGGATGCCCAATGGACATGAAAATTCTAGATCAGAGAATGATTCATTGCCATCTACATCAAGGGAACCAGAGTCGAAATATTGGAGAACTAATGTTGGACAGAAACAACAGACTTCTGGGGGTCCAGTTGAAGGTGGTGTTAATAGCTCAACAACTGAAAGGAGCCATAATTTTGAAAGGTCTGTTATCTTTACAACATCTTTTTTTCTCAGAAGTCTTATTCTGATTTCTTGTTATGGAAGAACACTTCATCGTTTTAGTCATCAGTTTATCTATATTAATATTCAATTATCCTTCTTTCTTATGGCAGGGATGCAACTGCTGACAAACATGGAAGTGATACGAGAAGAGCCGCAAATCTTAGTGGTCCATTATCATTGCCAACTCGTGCCTCTGCAAACAGTTACTCAGCTCCTATACGGTCTTCAGGAGGTACAATTCCATAGACACATCCGGTTTTTGCTCTGGCATTGTTGTAGTACAGTAGCATATACTAGGGCTTCTCTATTTCCGCTGTTTAACTGTGGCCTTCAAACATCAATTTTGTTTCGGATTTATGTGCTTTCTGGATGAGTGGTACTGGAGGAGTTTCTTTTGATCATTGTAGGATATGTAGATTCATTGGGAGATAAATCTAAACGTAGCGTGGTGCATATTAAAGGCCGCTTTTCTGTGACATCTGAGAACGTTGATCTTGCGAAGGTAAGCAAATTTGGTGGATAAACTTAAGGTAACAGTACAGAGCCTAAATGCTTTTTTTTAACACATCCTTACTTTACAGGTTCAGGAAATTCCATTGAGTAGCATCTCACGCAAATCACCACAGGTAAGATTGTTATGAATATTAATATTGCCAGGCTATTTTCAGGGCATAGTTATAGTCTAGGTTAAATGGAATCTACGGCAGTCTGTACATTTGTGATTAATACCTTTATCGCGCAGGGTATACAGCTAAGAAAATCCGCAAGTGTTGGTGATTGGATTGTCAATGCCAAACCAATGGTATAATTCTTCTATCTGAGCTTTATTTCCTTAGTTTCACTTTCTTAAAGAGACCatgagaaaagattttcctttttagTGGAGAAATGAAGACACACCTAAAAGGCACTGTATTTTACCTTTCAAAATGGTAATAAACCTTAAGAGATACCATAGAGACAATCCATCATTTCTGTCCTTTTTGCAACTTCTGCTATAGCTGATCCAATTTTCTTGATGCATGGATGCTACAGTCTAACAGTCATCATCTGAAGGAACTCTGCAATAGCTCGGTATCATCGTCTGTTCTCATTCCCCACCTTGAGAACCTCGTGCAACAGACTACGCTTCAGCAAGTATGGAGGAAGCTTGAACATGTTTAAGAAtgtatgatactccctccgtaaactaatataagagcgtttagataactaaaatagtgatctaaacactcttatactagtttacagagggagtacatgataagTTATATAAAAGATATTTATCAATTTTTGTAATTTTCTTACCTCAGGATCTGATCGTGAACCTACTAAGTAGCATGCAACAGAATGAGAAAGCTGACGGTAAATGTTTTTTCTCTTCTGGCTATGAAATTCTCCTTTTCTTTGGTTAAATCTTAAATCtcgtattttcttcaggtgcacagTCTGGAACGTCGTCGCAAGTCCGAAATATGCAAAGTGAGACGGTGGTAAGCAGCAATGGTGTATGATTTCTTGTATTGTTAGGGGATACCCTTCCTTAATGATAGCGGTTCCTCAAGAAGATTGTTTGTCGTCACTGAATCCTTTCTATTGTTTGGCAGGTTGAAACATCTAATACTGAGAAAGAACGGTCATTACTTGTTAAAATTTCAGAGCTGCAGTCTAGGTAGGCCCACTGTCTTGGGATGATCTCACAAACAATTCCAACAAACACATCACTATAACAGTTCTAGCATATTTACATGTTTATGTGGCAGATAAATTGTATGGTGACATCATGTTTAGTCTCGTAGATGCTGATTTGTCGGTCATCAGATAGAATCAACTTTTAATATTCCTATTAGATGCTATATAATCTTTATTTTCGAACATATGTATACATTGTATCAAATTCATGAACTTCCCTTTTTTCCCGCAGAATGATTACTTTGACTGACGAACTGATTTCAGCCAAGCAAAAACATGTTCAGGTTGGTACCAACATTTGTTTTAGTTTGTCTCAATACATTTCTTAAGCTGCCATTTGTTCATGGATGAGTGAGTCTTTATTCACTATGCCTTTTCGGGAATCGTTTTCAGTTGCAGCAAGAACTTAATGCATTATACTGCCGAGAAGAAATAGAAGACATTAGGGACGAGGACAATGAAGAAACATAGCAAGGTGAAACGTTCAGCTGATATGGGTACCCGCACTTAGCTTTCGCATCATCTGAGAGTTTCATAAGAGAAGCAGTACTCGCGGaagctacatatatatatatatatatgtatatccgAATAAGCGccgtcagaagaagaagaagaaaatggggACGTGCTCCTTGGCCTGTTGCCATCAGTGTGTATATTAGTTTTTATTTAGCTTCTTTTTCGGTTTAATTTATTCAATAGGTTTTGGTGGGTCATAGATAGCGGTACTGTGCATTCCCCTGCTATGGCCCCACCTATCATTCAAACATTTGTGATTATCCCGTAGATTGTGTAGGGTGCCCGTTGGTTCGAACAGCTTGCAGAagaatgcaaaataaataaattgtaCTTTATTCAGCAGTGGCATGTATAATTTTGTCGCTGATTAAGAGCTTTGCTGAACTTATGCTCCCAGTTTTGAATGTATCAATATCAGAACTTGCCCAGTAGAGAGTTCTATTTTTGGGCAGCAAGAAGTAGTACCAAGTAGTGTGAAAAGTACGCAGCATTGAGCTAATGAAGAGGCAAACGTACGCAAACGCATCTTCAAAATCTAAACACGAAAGTTAATCGAGCCGCCTGCTTCAGTTGCTGAACAAGAACAACGAAGCATGGGCAATGTTTGTCACAAAATACAGATTACATTTTCCGGTGTACCTTTGGATGGCTCTGAGAGTTCTCCAAGGCAGAAACGTATACTgatagaaaaaaaaagagaagatcgGCTAAATTGTGTTGACAGGAAAGAGAAGGCCTGCATGACAATGCAAAATCCACCCCTTGTTGAGAAAAGGGAAGGCCTATACTACAACAACAATTAGTACAATGCAAAATTCACCCTTGTTTAGGAGCAATAAACAGAGGAAGCAAATTTTGCAGCTACAACAACAGCAGTACATTTGCACGTGCCACTTCCTACTCCTTCCTACTGCTAATCTAACTGTTTTGTCTTGTCACCTTCCATGGTTGAGCTGCTAGGACCTTCACCACCCTCATGGGCCGCCTCGTGGCCCTGACTGCGGATCTTTTCTGAGTACTTCGCAAATGCAGCAGTAAGGGCCGATTTGACATCAGGGCCTTTCTTGTTCTTGGAAGTGCCTGGCTTTTCCGGTGTGCCATCGTTGGTCGATGAAGGCTGACCAGACGCTTTCTCTCTGTCGGGAGTATCAGGTACTACGAGGTTTGGGCGGGGCGTAACTCGTTTAAATGGCTCATGAAAGGTATCATGAAGTCGCTTTACCTACATTCGACAAACTCTACATGTTAGCCTAGCAAAACATGGCCTTTCATGTTATTAAGCGGAAAAGTAGAGCAATGCAAACACGGCACATGGTTGTAGCTTATTATATCTATGGGATGATTGGAAAAAAAAAGTTGGGTAACAACATGAACCATGACAAATAAAATTGGAGGCTTGAAGTGGTACCTTCCGTTCGCCAATTCCTGGACAACGAGCTAGTTCTTCCATAGAAGCATCCATGATTCGGGAAAGTGACTGCAAATGCAAGACCCGATGCATGTAATTATATTGTGAATTGTTTGACGGGTGATCTCGTCAGGTGAAATGATACCATTTTTACAGTAATAAAGCTGTACACAACAATTTCCAATACATTATGGAAGACAATGTAATAGTTCCAGTTCTTATTCCATCTTACCCCAAAGGACGAACCAAGTGTGATAACATCTGTTCTGTTAACACGCCGGATGGATGTAAGAGCATGAGTGAACTGCCAAAACCAGAACCACAGCATAAATGAGTAATACACCAAATAGTGATCGTTGTTAACACAACGGACACTCCGAACAGGGCGATATAACTGAGTATTGAAACCACCAAATAATGATCGTTGTTACAGCAAATAATGAGTCAACTTCTAATAGTCAGCCCAAAAGGACGATATAACTTCTATATTGAAACCACTTGCAATGCTTGGAACTTGATAAATGAAAAAGCAGTACTGAGTATTGCTGAAGTTGCGGGATTTCCGCAAATCTTAATTACCCAACATACTTAATAATCCGTCCAAGTCCAGTTAATGAGATACATAGATGAAACCATGTTGCAACTGTAAGGGTGCATACCCGAGATAAATAATCATTATCTGTGTGCTCGCGAATGCTGTCAGCTGGCTTGTTTTCAAACACTTTAATAGTCTCCAAGTACCTGCCACATTCCTCCAGACTACAAGAGAGAACAGTTTGGTCAAAGAGCACATTAGTAAGCCTTTGCAACCAAATCAGTACATCATCATGTAGTTACTAAAACTTTCCAGTTAGTATGTTGGAGAGCCATTAGCATTTCTTTCACATGTACATGCATCCATTCTTGGATCTAATTTTCGTATGCAAAATGCTCAACAAGTATTAGATAATGAGATCACTAAGCAGTGCACGGTCGCAGTTTTATTCAGAGCAAAGGAACCTAAACAAGATCTTATGCTTGTAATTACATTTATATGCAACAGTGCAGAATTAAAACAAGGGGAACATAATTAAACATGGTATTGCATAATCCCAGCATATAAGAATGTTCTGAATAATACCTCCAACCACACAGAAGGGTGCAGTCATGCAGCAGTGATGTCCTTGTGACTTCATGTAAAGGCTTTACTACATCTTCCTGATCATGAATTATATGAACATGGATTAATAAATAACCTTTTTGAGATGTCTCAAACTTCATTTCCCAATTAAAGCAAAATATGTTGGTCAGATGATTCAAACTCACAATATCAATATGACACAAGATGACACGGAGTTTGAAATTCTTTTGGAGCTCCCTTATCCGATAGTACAAGTAGTCTGGGTGAAGAAGATGGTACCTGAGACTGCATCGACCAAAGTTACATGGTAAGAATCATGCCACTACCTCACGGTACACACCGGGGCACAAAACCTTTACTAGCAACAGGTGACGCAGATCACTAAGATCGCAGTACTACTGCTCCAAACTTGTTGTCTAATAGATTGGTAGTGCAGTGCACTATATGAAATGCTAGGGTGTTCAAATAACGGTTCCGCATGAACCCATGAAAAAGGGAAGCAGGCAGTAAACCCCGTTTTCGAACACCCCTAGTGAAATGTATCCGTTAGATGCACAGTACTTTCCCGTATCTCTGGTTCTAGTATTGGCCCCCAATGGTAAAAATACACGCAGTGAAACCAGCAAACAAAATAGAGGGTGTCCCTCGCCACCTCTCTGTTTTTGGTGGAATGGCCTAGTTAGTTTAGGCTTTACTTTCGATTCCCTGTCATCCTTCTTTCTGTTTGTTTATTTATCCTTGTTTTTGTTTGAGTTTTACTTTGTGCCTTCTTGGCATTGTTCTTCTAATACAAAACGAGTAGAGAAAAAGAAACCAACAAATAGAATGACAGAGCGAGAACCTTATGTAGAGTGCACATGATGATTGCCCAATCACGTAGTCCGGAACGATGTCAGCGAACGTCCACCTCGCATTCCTGATGTGCTTCAGTAATGGGTTCCCTTTCTGCCAAGTGAGAAACGAACAAAGACTCCAAATTTAACACAAAAGAAAGGGGAGAAGATTGATTAATAAGAAGAGAAGTACCAAACCATCACCACACTCCATACCTGCCTATTGCTCACGAGAATGGCGTTCTTGCTCTGGGACGGCGTAGTGGTGGCGCCAGCCAGAGGCGGCCTGTTCAAAGAAACCGAACCTAGAGAGGTGAGGACTCGCTGAGAGAATCCGAGAGAGGGCGAGGGAGACGGTACCTAGGGGCGGTGGATGGCTGTAGAGGCGGCGGGGGAGGGGAGTAGAACTCGGAGGATTTGAGGAAGGAGAAGGCCTcggagaacgacgacgacgacgacgagccggcggcggcagcggcggcgctggGGAGAGGAGGGTTGTAGGaggggggcgtcgaggaggaggagggggcagcgGCTCCGTTACCGAAGACCTCTTGGTAGGACGGGATCTTTATGAGGTTCTTGCCGGAGTCCGGCCGCTGCCGACCTTGCTCTCCGTCCATGGCGCGCGGGGGCCTCAAAGGAGGGCGGAGGGGACGACCCGCAGGTCCGACCACCGACTGCCTCGCTGCAGCGTGGGACTATCAGGCTATTGTGGGCTAGGTGCGATGGTTCGATCTGTTGTTAAGACTCCCGCTACGGGCCGGTCATGGACTAACAAAATATTGGATGCTTTTATTAAATGACGATGATAGCCCATGAGCCTAAGAGGCCAATTTGGACTCGAAGTTGAGGACCCCTCAAAAGAAAAAGTTGACAAGCACTTCGTTGCGCCTGATCTCAAACAAAAaaaaagtttctaacaaaaaagaaAGATCTCAAAAGAAAAACTTTGCTGCGCCTATTAAAAAAATAATGTTGCGTCAGTTGTTTACTTTTTAGCCGTTTTATTGTTGATGTTTGTTGAATGATGTGTGTGTGTTGTGTCAATTATTTTTGCAGGCGGTTGGTATGGCTGGCTTGGTCCTTGTCTTTAGATTGCACATGAGTTTTTTTTTGAAGTGGTGGGCGATTGTGACTGTTGTGTTCCTACATATGTGATACTATATGATACCACTCGTTTTGCTGAGGGAATCAGTTGCAATATATTTCATTGTGATTTGATCGTATGAAACATGAATAATTGAATTAATAACACATGAactaaaactaaaaatacataCTCCTcgatccaaattatagttgaaaaATATTTGTTGAATATAAGTGATGTAAATACGTTGAAAAAATCACATGCATGATGAGTGGACCCTTAATGAGGTGGCATGTGTGATAAGGTGGGATGtgtgcatgttaagataaatagaAGTAATGGATATCAACTAATGATGAAAAATAAAATAATCCCATGCATGTTGTGGTGGGCCTTTAATGAGGCGACATGTGTACATGTTAAGATAAAAGAGATAACAGAGACAACTATTTAGGTATATATATATGACATAAGATCCATTGTCAATTAGCGACGCGTGTGTGTCACATATGTGGCTGTATATGTGACACATGACATAAGAAAATCTACACACATGGCACACGCACCCAATAGCTGAATCCAAGCGGTTGAAAAAGCGAACACCCTTTTACAACCGGGACCCATGCGTCCAATCTACCCACGATGCACCAAAGCCCTCAATTTCTAGGGAGCATATTATCTTTAGAGATTCCTTTGTTCCTTTTCCCAGTGATAGGAATGTAGAGGTGTGCGACATCCACATGGCCGGAATAGCTAATTGTTTACATTTTAATAACGACCACACTACGTGTCAGATGGCTGATCTTTGGCAATGATTGATCGAGTCGCAAGCCGCCCGATCatgggatgcctgatacgtctccaacatatctataatttttgatcgttccatgctattatattatccgttttggatgtttaatgggctttactatacacttttatattatttttgggactaacctactaacccaaggcccaatgcaaattgctgtttttgcctatttcagtgttttacaaaaaaaaagaatatcaaacggagtccaaacggaatgaaacctccggagcgtgatttttggaacaaacgtgatccagaggacttcaagtggacatcaagaaaccaacgaggaggccacgaggcagggaggcgcgcccccaccctcgtgggcccctcgtggctccaccgacttacttcttcctcctatatatacctatgtaccccgaaaccatcgaggagcaccacgaaaccctatttccaccgccgcaaccttctgtacccgtgagatcccatcttggggccttttccagcgctccgccggagggggaattgatcacggagggcttctacatcaacaccatagcctctccgatgatgtgtgagtagtttaccacagaccttcgggtccatagttattagctagatggcttcttctctctctttggatctcaatacaaagttctcctcgatcttcttggagatctattcgatgtaactctttttgcggtgtgtttgtcgagatccgatgaattgtgggtttatgatcaagattatctatgaacagtatttgaatcttctctgaattcttttatgtatgattggttatctttgcaagtctcttcgaattatcagtttggtttggcctactagattgatctttcttgcaatgggagaagtgcttagctttgggttcaatcttgcggtgtcctttcccagtgacagtaggggcagcaaggcacacattgtattgttgccatcgaggataaaaagatggggtttatatcatattgcttgagtttatccctctacatcatgtcatcttgcctaatgcgttactccgttcttatgaacttaatactctagatgcatgctggatagcagtcgatgtgtggagtaatagtagtagatgcaggcaggagtcggtctacttgtcacggacgtgatgcctatatacatgatcatgcctagatattctcataattatgcacttttctatcaattgctcgacagtaatttgttcacccaccgcaatactcatgctatcttgagagaagccactagtgaaacctatggcccctgggtctattttccatcatataagtttccaatctatttttgttttgcaatctttactttcaatctttatcataaaaataccaaaaatattatcttatcatctct
This DNA window, taken from Triticum aestivum cultivar Chinese Spring chromosome 1D, IWGSC CS RefSeq v2.1, whole genome shotgun sequence, encodes the following:
- the LOC123181344 gene encoding STE20/SPS1-related proline-alanine-rich protein kinase isoform X4 gives rise to the protein MGRNGSVKRGAAAAAPPSFTVNPADYRLMEEVGYGAHAVVYRALFLPRNQTVAVKCLDLDQLNNNIDEVQREAQIMSLIDHPNVIRAYCSFVVEHSLWVIMPFMTEGSCLHLMKIAYPEGFEEPVIASILKETLKALEYLHRQGQIHRDIKAGNILIDSAGVVKLGDFGVSACMFDRGDRQRSRNTFVGTPCWMAPEVLQPGTGYNFKADIWSFGITALELAHGHAPFSKYPPMKVLLMTLQNAPPGLDYDRDRRFSKAFKEMVAMCLVKDQTKRPTAEKLLKHSFFKTAKPPESTMKGMLTDLPPLWERVKALQLKDAAQLALKKMPSSEQEALSLSEYQRGVSAWHFDIEDLKAQASLIYEDEPSETKEDDVAARIIESEKSLYSRTPSGQSSSANENTCSEETSTTNPDCRRMPNGHENSRSENDSLPSTSREPESKYWRTNVGQKQQTSGGPVEGGVNSSTTERSHNFERDATADKHGSDTRRAANLSGPLSLPTRASANSYSAPIRSSGGYVDSLGDKSKRSVVHIKGRFSVTSENVDLAKVQEIPLSSISRKSPQGIQLRKSASVGDWIVNAKPMSNSHHLKELCNSSVSSSVLIPHLENLVQQTTLQQDLIVNLLSSMQQNEKADGAQSGTSSQVRNMQSETVVETSNTEKERSLLVKISELQSRMITLTDELISAKQKHVQLQQELNALYCREEIEDIRDEDNEET